The following coding sequences are from one Euwallacea fornicatus isolate EFF26 chromosome 8, ASM4011564v1, whole genome shotgun sequence window:
- the LOC136340604 gene encoding elastin-like, protein MLGIISAVLAIASVANCGILHGDAHAGLVPPPPGLDFSTGYQHDILNDPHEANLAPGIHLGSGAPEVSYPPTYAPSHTSFVPSSPIATGDISGLPHAPFAPLGPNTVSGPGLISGPEVGPLIRGGLPHGVGSGIVAGGIADGFVGRGIEGGLVGGGIRSGLIGRGIEGGLVGGGIGGGLIGRGFGGGLIGGGIAGEGDIHQHGPFNDVGTTYDHRYERVPVAQPVPVPVNVDRPYPVPVPVPRQVEVPRPVRVEVPTPVQVEVTRQVKVPVPRQVPVPVRTPIYHKVPTPVHVRVPQPYPVVIAKPFPVKVPVQVAVKIPVPVEVRSTSPIGVHAHNGYAILRHQEHGPVWQPGW, encoded by the exons atgTTGGGC ATAATCTCCGCTGTATTAGCCATTGCCAGTGTTGCGAACTGTGGAATATTACACGGAGATGCACACGCCGGACTGGTTCCTCCACCTCCCGGATTAGATTTCAGTACAGGATATCAACACGACATTCTAAACGACCCACACGAGGCCAACTTAGCTCCAGGGATTCATCTTGGATCAGGGGCTCCTGAAGTATCCTACCCTCCAACTTATGCCCCATCACATACCTCATTCGTCCCTTCAAGCCCGATCGCTACAGGAGACATTAGTGGACTGCCACATGCCCCATTTGCTCCACTAGGCCCAAATACTGTAAGCGGCCCAGGACTGATTAGTGGACCAGAAGTTGGGCCACTCATCAGAGGAGGATTGCCTCACGGTGTAGGATCTGGCATCGTCGCAGGAGGAATTGCGGACGGTTTCGTCGGAAGAGGAATTGAAGGCGGCTTAGTTGGAGGAGGAATTAGGAGCGGTTTGATCGGAAGAGGAATTGAAGGCGGCTTAGTTGGGGGAGGAATTGGGGGCGGTTTGATCGGAAGAGGATTTGGGGGAGGTCTCATTGGAGGAGGTATTGCCGGCGAAGGTGATATTCACCAGCACGGTCCTTTCAACGACGTCGGAACCACTTACGACCATCGCTACGAAAGAGTACCAGTAGCCCAACCTGTCCCAGTTCCAGTGAATGTAGATAGGCCCTATCCCGTGCCGGTTCCAGTTCCAAGACAAGTGGAAGTTCCCAGGCCTGTGAGAGTCGAAGTGCCAACCCCAGTCCAAGTAGAAGTTACCAGACAAGTCAAAGTTCCAGTGCCTCGCCAAGTTCCAGTGCCAGTGAGAACCCCGATTTACCATAAAGTCCCGACACCAGTGCACGTTAGAGTACCTCAACCCTATCCGGTGGTAATCGCCAAGCCCTTCCCGGTAAAGGTCCCCGTTCAAGTAGCAGTTAAAATCCCAGTTCCTGTGGAAGTGCGCTCTACGAGTCCTATTGGAGTCCATGCCCATAACGGCTACGCCATTTTAAGGCATCAAGAGCACGGTCCAGTATGGCAGCCCGGCTGGTAA